CGTACCAGCCGACGCCGAACCCGTCCACGTTCACCGTCCCGTACCGCTGCAGCAGCGGCGCCCAGGACTGCCGGTACAGGCCCAGCGGTGGATCCACCACCAGCCGCCGGATCGGCACCGGGGCGCCCAGGTAGGCGAGGTGGCGGCACATCAGGCCACGTCCCGGGCGGTCCGGAAGCCGGAGAAGATCTGCCGCCGGACGGGGTAGTCCCAGTTCCGGAAGGTGCCCCGGCAGGCCACCGGTGCCACCGCGAAGGACCCGCCGCGCAGCACCTTGTGCTCCGGGCCGAAGAACACCTCCGAGTACTCCCGGTACGGCCAGGCCCGGAACCCCGGGTAGCCGTGGAAGTCGCCGGCCGTCCACTCCCACACGTCTCCGATCAACTGCCGGACGCCGTACGGGGACTCGCCCGCCGGATAGCCGCCCACCGGGGCCGGCTGGAGGTGCCGCTGGCCGAGGTTGGCGTGCTCGGGTCCGGGCGGCTCGTCGCCCCACGGGTAGCGGCGGGAGCGGTCGGTCGCCGGGTCGTGCCGGGCCGCCTTCTCCCACTCCGCCTCGGTCGGCAGCCGCCGGCCGGCCCAGCGGGCGTACGCGTCCGCCTCGTACCAGCTGACGTGCAGCACCGGCTCGGCGTCCGGCACCGGCTCCAGCACGCCGAACCTCCGGCGCAGCCACTGCCCGCCGTCCCGGGACCAGAACAGCGGCGCGGTCAGCCCCGCCTCCATCCGGTACGCCCAGCCCTCGGCCGTCCACCACCGCGGGTCGAAGTACCCGCCGTCCGCCATGAACCGCTGGTAGGCGCCGTTGCTGACCGGGGTGGTGTCCAGCAGGTAGTCCGGCAGCTCCACCACGTGCGCCGGCCGCTCGTTGTCCAGCGCCCAGGGCTCGGTGTCGGTGCCCATGGTGAACGGGCCG
The window above is part of the Kitasatospora sp. HUAS MG31 genome. Proteins encoded here:
- the egtB gene encoding ergothioneine biosynthesis protein EgtB codes for the protein MLNADRTDPNALRELIAGELTAARERTGSLTDAVDDRDLTAQHSPLMSPLVWDLAHIGNQEELWLLRNVGGRDPMHPEIDPLYDAFEHPRAERPRLPLLPPKEARRYAHDVRGRVLDLLEASPLEGAPLLDAGFAFGMIAQHEQQHDETMLITHQLRKGEAVLAAPPPPARVDPLPAEVLIPAGPFTMGTDTEPWALDNERPAHVVELPDYLLDTTPVSNGAYQRFMADGGYFDPRWWTAEGWAYRMEAGLTAPLFWSRDGGQWLRRRFGVLEPVPDAEPVLHVSWYEADAYARWAGRRLPTEAEWEKAARHDPATDRSRRYPWGDEPPGPEHANLGQRHLQPAPVGGYPAGESPYGVRQLIGDVWEWTAGDFHGYPGFRAWPYREYSEVFFGPEHKVLRGGSFAVAPVACRGTFRNWDYPVRRQIFSGFRTARDVA